Within the Candidatus Deferrimicrobiaceae bacterium genome, the region GAGGATGTCGCGCACCATTCCTCCGGCGAGCATATGCTCGGACGGCGGGCGCGGCGGCCGGCGCATCGCGTCGCCCTCGGCCGGCTCCATGGCGAGCGCCAGCGCGGGCGGGCCGTCCGTCACCAGGTTGACCCAGAGAATTTGCAGGGGGAGCAGGGGAAGGGGCATCCCGAGGAAGGGGCCGACGAGCATGACGAGGATCTCGCCGAAATTGCTCATCAGGATGTACCGGATGAACTTGCGCACGTTGCCGTAGATGGCACGCCCCTCCTCGACCGCGGCGACGATGGTGGCGAAATTGTCGTCCAGCAGGACCATGTCGGCCGCCTCTTTCGCGACGTCGGTTCCCGCGATTCCCATGGCCACTCCGATGTTCGCCTTCTTCAGCGCGGGGGCGTCGTTGACGCCGTCGCCCGTGACCGCGACCACGTGCCCCATCCTCTGCAGCTGCGTGACCACCCGTAACTTCTGCTCCGGGGACACGCGCGCGCACACCGACGCCTTCCCGAGGGCGAGCGCGAGATCGTCGTCGGAGAGGGAGGCGATCTCCGCCCCGGTCAGCGCCGGGCCGTCCTGCACGATCCCGACGGACCGAGCGATCGACAGCGCGGTCTGGACATGGTCGCCGGTGATCATGATCGGGCGAATCCCGGCGTCGCCGCACCGCCGCACCGCCATGGGAACCTCTGCGCGCGGCGGATCGGTTATTCCCATCATCCCAAGGAAGGCCAGTTCCCGTTCCAGCGACTCCGGGGACGGCCGGCCCGGAAGCTCCGGGAGCGTCCGGAACGCCACGCCCAGGACCCTCAACCCATCCCCCGCCATCCGGTCGTTCGCCGCGAGAATCCGTTCGCGCCGCGGCCCGGTGAGCGGCTCGAGTCCGCCCTTCGTCCGGACTGCGGTGCAGACCTCGAGGAGGCCGTCCACGGCGCCCTTCGTGAAGACCACGTAAGGCGCCCCATGCATTTCGGCCTCGATGGACGCAGAAAGGATCTCCGGGTCCCCGGAAAGGGCGTGCACCGTCGTCATGCGCTTACGGGCGGAATCGAACCCCGCCTCCGCCACCCGCGGGCAGTCCCTTTCCAGCTCGTCCTTGCGGAGCCCGGATCGCGCCGCAGCTTCCACAAGGGCCGCCTCGGTCGGGTCTCCCAGCACCCGTAGGGACGGATCTTCCGCCGCCGCGGGCGTGAGAATCGCGTCGTTGCACAGCGCTCCTCCCGCCAGCAGGAGGGTTCGGGCGGCCGTCCCGGGCTCCCCCGTATCGAGGCTTCCGTCCGCCCCCTCGAGGACGGCGACGCGCATCCGGTTCTCGGTCAGGGTCCCGGTCTTGTCCGAGCAGATCACCGTGACCTGGCCCAGCGTCTCGACCGAGGGAAGCCGGCGGATCAGGGCCCGGCGGCGCAGCATCCTCTGCGCCCCCAGGGCCAGCGCGATGGTGACGACCGCGGGAAGCCCCTCGGGAACGGCGGCCACCGCCATGCTCACGGCGGTCAGGAGCAGCGCCCCCAACGGCTCCCCCCGGAGGACCCCCAGGAGGAAGACCACGGCGATGAGGGCTAAGGCCGCGGCGGCGAGCGATCCGCCGAGCTGCGCCATCCGCCGCTGGAGGGGTGTGGGCTCCGGCGCAACGGACCGGATCATCCCCGCGATGGCGCCAAGCTCCGTGTCCACCCCGGTGGCGGTCACCGACCCCGCTCCGTGTCCCGAGGCGACGTAGGTTCCCGCGAACGCCATGTTCGTGCGGTCCGCCGGGAGGAGATCCTCCCCGGCGAGCGCGGCGCTCCCCTTGTCCACCGGTGCGGACTCCCCGGTGAGGGACGCCTCCTGGATGCGCAGATTGACGGCCGAGAGGATCCGGACGTCCGCGGGCACGAGGCTGCCCGCCTCCAGCAGGACGATGTCCCCGCGGACCAACAGCCGCGCCGGGATGTCGCGCACGCAGCCGTCCCGCCTAACCCTCGCCTCCGGCGCGGCCAGCTTCGTCAGCGCCGCCAACGCCTTTTCCGCGCGGTGCTCCTGGCGGAACCCGAGAAGAACATTCAGAACGACGATGGCGAGGATGGCGACGGTGTCCCCGAGGTTGCCCAACGCGGCCGACACGCCCGCCGCCCCCAGGAGCAACGCAACCAGCATCTGGAACAGCTGAGCTTTGAGGATTTCCGGGGTCCCCCGGCCGGCGGGGCCGGAGAGCTCGTTCGGCCTCCCTTCCTCCAGCCGACGGGCGGCCTCCGCCTCGGTCAACCCCCGCGCCGGATCACAGCCCAGCGCCCGGGTCACAGCGTCCGGGTCCAGCGTGTGCCAGGAAGACACGTTCCTCCTCCGCAGCGCAGGATGTCTGCGGCAATGCCCGGGCAAACCCCCGGTTCTCGGCCGCGGATCCCCTGGATGCCGGGGCCCCCGGGGAGCCGGGCGGGGATGCCCGGCCCCCCTTACCCGGCGCGTTGCGGGGCGGCGGAAGCCGCCTCGTCCGGTCAGGGTTCGTGGAAGCGGATGCGGTCCTTCGCCTTCTGCTTCAGGGTCTCGTCGAACTCGACCTTGTGCACTCTCTTCGCGTGGTCTCCGAGTGCCGCGAGGATCTCCTCCTCCGACTCGTCGTAGACCTCGAATCCGCAGTTCATCCCCATCGCCCTGCACGTGAGCTTTTTCTGCATCATGGCGTCTTCCTCCTATTCGATGGCGACCTTGCGGCTCTTCTTCCTGGCTTCCTCGGTCTTGGGGATCCGGATCTCTCGGACACCGTCCTGAAAGCGTGCCCTGGCCTTGTCGGTCTGCACGGGAGCGGGCAGCGGAAGGACCCTGCGCCGCCGGGCCCCCGGACATTTGCATACAGGATACATGACTTCTCTTGGGCCCGACACCCTCCCTTCCCCGTTCCCGCTTCCCAGAGGGGTTTCGACCCGAGGAAACTCCCCGGACGGTCGCCGCCCTTTTCGACGACTTCTCCTCCGACCCGTTCCCGGGGACTTACGGTCCGCAGGAAAACGACCGGGGACCGAACTTCTCCCCTCTTCTCCTTCCACCCCGACGTTCCACGTGTGCGTGGGGTTCGGGGACACACCATCCTATCGCGCGTATACTGACGGCGAAAGGCTGCCGGATGCGGCGTTGCGCGGGGGAGAGGGGGGTAGTGGTGTCGGGAAGATCGATCCGCCCCCGAAACACAACGGCCGACCGGAGGGAAATTCCCTCTTGGATAGGCAGCGTAAAAAGAAACTTCCTGTCGGGATGCCATATAATGAAATCGATTATCACGGGCAATCGGACAGGGGGCGGACATGACCACCCTGAAATCCCGATATGATGCGGCCCGAAGCGGCGTCGAGATCGCGGACGTCGGGTTCTTCTTTCTCCGGGTCGCCGCCCTGGCGGGAGCCGTCGCATGGCTCCTGGTCGCGCAGGTTCCGCCGGAAACGGTTTCGACCTTTCTCCGGATCGTGGCCTTCTTCGTAGCCTATGGCCTCCTGATCTACGCGCTGCTGTTTATCCGTTTCGACAGGAAGCGGGACATTTACAGGCTGTCGTTCCTCTTCGACCTCGTCTTCGTTTGCCTCCTGGTCGTCTACTCCGGCGGGTTCGCGAGCAGCTTCTTCATCGGTTTCTATCTCCTCACGGCCCTGCACGCCTTCTACTTCGGCTGGGTCAGCGGGCTCGTATCGGCGGCCGTGTGCGCGGCTGCCTATTATTCCGCCGGCGTCCGGGTGTCCGAACCCGAACTGGTCGACTACCTCCTCAAGGCATCCTTTCTGTTCCTCATCGCGATGCCGATCGGTCTGCTCTCCGGAGTCCTGCGGAGGGACAAGGAGAAGATCGAATGGCTGAACGAGGATCTCCGGCGGTCCCTGGAGAGGATGACGCTTCTCCAGAAAAAGCTGATGGAGGTGGAGAAGCTCTCGGCCCTGGGCCGGCTCACCGCCGATGTGGCCCATGAGATCCGCAATCCCCTCACGGTCATCGGGGGGTTCGCCAAACGGCTCGAGGATCGTCTCGGGGAGGACACGAAGGAAAAGAGGTACGCGCACGTCGTCGTCTCCGAGGTGGCGAGGCTGGAGCGGATCCTGCGGGACACGCTGATCTTTTCGCGCGATGCGAGGGTCCACTTCCGGTACGCGGACATGAACGAACTGCTCGTCCGGACCGCAATGGATTACGAAGAGGTCTGCCGGGAAAAAGGGATCGACCTGTCGGTCCTACCCGGACCGGGGCCGCCGCAGTGCATCGTCGACGACGACCAGATCCGCATGGCTCTCGGCAACCTCGTGACGAACGCGATCGACGCGATGTCCGGGGGCGGGACCCTGACCCTGGCGACGCGGACGGAGTGCGAGAACGGCGTCAACTATGTGGTCATCGACGTGGTCGACTCGGGTCACGGCGTCCCGCCGGACATCATCGACCGGATCTTCGAGCCGTTCTATTCCACGAAGGGAGTCGGATACGGGACGGGGCTGGGCCTGTCCATCTGCAGGAAGATCATGGAAGAGCACCGGGGCTCCGCGAGGGTGTCGAGCACACCGGGCAAAGGGTCGGTCTTCAGTCTCCTCATCCCCTATATCCCTTCGGAGGATGCGTTCAAGGCGCAGTGCTGGGAGGTCATGCGGTGCGGCGTGGAGGCGATCGACCCGGTCGGGAAGAGGTGCACGGCGTACCCGAACTTCGGACGGATATGCTGGTCCGTGGCGGGAACCATGGCCGACACGAAGGTCCAGTGCGTCGTTGCCGAGAAGATCGGCGACTGCCGGAAGTGCCCTTTCTACGAGATCGTCCAGCAGGCCGGCCCGGGATAGAACCTACGGGCCCGCCCCGGTGCCTCGGGTTACGCCGCGGCCCTGTGCGCGGGGGCGAAGACGGATCAGGCGAACTCCTGAGTATAGGAAGTTTCTTTTTTCGCTGGCCTGTCCAAGAGGGGATTTTCCTCCGGTCGGCCGTCCTGGTTCGGGGGCGTGTCGATCGTCCCGACGCTCCCGCGCCTCCTTCCCCCCGCTACGCCGCATCCGGCAGCCTTTCGCCGTCAGCATTCGCGCGATGGGATGGCGGGCAACCCGAAATCCCCGCGCACCTCGAACGTCGAGGTGGAAGGGGAGGAAAGGAGAAGGCCGATCCCCGGTCGCCTTACTGCGGACCGTAAGTCCTTGGGAACGGGTCGGGGGAGAAGTCGTCGAAAAGGGCGGAGACCGTCCGGGGAGGTTCAGGGGGTCGGAAGGCCTCGCGCCGTCGTGCGACTCCCCGGTGGGCATTCGAGTATCGGGTGTCCCTGGGTGGTCTTGAAGGGAGGGCACCTGGACATCGAAGGCGAGTCGATCGACGTGCTCTGCGGCGGCGGGGAGCTCCATTTCCTGCGATCGCCACGGTTGGATTCCGGAAATACCCACGGTACCGGCTGCACCTTCGCCTCCGCCATCGCCGCCGGGCTGGCCAACGGGCGGACGCCGCCGGAGGCCGTCCGGCAGGCCAAGGAGTCGTTACCGAGACGATCCGAAGCGGTCTTTCGATGAGAAGCGGTCGCGGCCCCACGAACCATCTGACCGGCGTCCGCAGCAGGTGGTGACGCGACGGTAAGTGCTGCTTTCGGTTTTCCCCCCACGAGCCGCCAGATGTCGTCGTCGAACGTCCCGAACTCGCTGCTCACGTCGAGGACCCGGCGGGCGTTCCCGATCGCCGTCATGGGATCGGCGCATCAGCGGATCGCTGTCCGCCCACCCGCACCGTTCCATCATGGACCTCATGGGATCGGCCGCCCCTTACTTCCTCCTCTCGAGCGTGAAGATTTCGATTTTTTCCTTCCCCTTCTCCCTCCACGTCCATTCCTGGACGATGCGGTCCCGGTCCTCGAAGGTCACTTCGAGCCGGTGCATATGGCCGGCGTCGGGAGAGGCCAGGTTGGTCGCGTCCACGAAATCGAAGACGATCCGCCGGCTCTCCGGCAAAACCGTCCCGGCGCGCATCCGCGGTTGGTTGTGGGCGGCGCAATAGTGCGTCATCATCAGGCTGTCGCCGTCCGGATGATAGAGGGTGACCATGTCGGATTCGTGGGGCATCCCGATCTTCTCCATCAAGGCGGAGCCACTCGAAACGAGCGCATAGGAGATCGTCACCGGCTTGCCGTCCCTGGACTTCCCCGTCCATTCCCCGACGAGGGACTTCATCTTTTCGAACCCGGCGACGGGCGGCGCCGTGGTCGGGACCGGATCCGCCAGCCCCGATCCGCCGACGAACGCCAGGAGCGAGCATACGACCGCAAGCGACCGAATCGTTTTCATGAAAAGGTTCCTCCCTTCCATTCCATAATTACGCCACGGCTCGGTACGCGTTGGCGAAGACGGTATTCGCGAATTCCTCCAGGGTCGTAGGCGTTGTGTTCTCCGCGTTCCGTCCCTGGGTGGAGCGGATCTTTCCCGCGTTGAAGCCGCGCTCCATCTCGAGCATCGCCTCGACAACGCTCCGGGACATCCCCATCCCGATCATCGCCTTGCGCGCTTCCTCCTCGGGGAACTGGACGTACGTGAGACCCGGGGTTCCGACCGCCTCGCCGAGGATGCGGGTGGCCTCGGACATCGTCAGGTCCCGGGGACCGAGCAGATAGCGGACCGAACGTCCGGTGAAGGACCCCTCGTGGAGCAGCCGGGCCGCCGCATCCGCGATGTCCTTCGTCGCGACCATGGGGATCGGAACGTCGGGCCGCACGGGGCTCCCGTTGACCCCCTGTGTCCGGATGACGGGGATGCTCCAGAGGTGGTTCTCCATGAAATAGGCCGGCCGCAGGTGTACCACGCCCGCTCCCATGAGCGTTTCGAGCTTCGACTCCAGGTCGTGCAGGCCCAGGATCGGGCCCGTTCCCTCGGACAGGTGCGCTCCGATGCTGCTCAAGGTCACGACGCGCGGCACGCGGGCCTTGGAAAGGGCCGAAACGAGGGAATCTCCGACCCGGTTCTGATACCCACGGATGTCGGGGGCGTCGTGTTTCGGGGGGATCAGGACGAACGCGCCCCGGACCCCCGCGAAGGCCTTCGCGAGAAAGGCCTCGTCCCCGAGGTCGCCCGGCCACGACTCCGCTCCATTCGAGGCCAGGGGCCCGAGGTGGCCCCGCTCCCTCCCGATGACGCGAACCGGTTCGCCGGCAGCCAGAAGCCACTCGGCGATCCTGGAACCGACGTTGCCCGACGCACCGCAGATCACGAAAGGCGATTTCATCGTCTGCCTCCTCTTCCCGCTTCGCGGATTTTCTTAACTAAGATGCCCCCCGCCGAAGGGAAGATCCGGGGCCGGGGACGGAAGTTCACCCCTTCTCGCACCACTCCCTGGCATTCAGGAAAAGCTTGAGCCACGGGGAGGCCTTCAAGGATCGCCTCCACTCCTCGGGCATCCAAGCCCACTGCCAGGTGAGGAACGTCCGCTCGGGATGGGGCATGATCGCCAGGTGCCGGCCGTCGGGGAAGCAAAGCGCCGCGATCCCATTCGCCGACCCGTTCGGGTTGAACGGGTACTGCATCGTCGCGCAGCAGGGGCAAGACGTTGGTCTGGAACAGGCCCCGCAGGACGACGGTATCGAAGGCGGGAGAGTGGACGAAGCCGCCGTCCGTCCGGAAGGCCCCTGCGGGAGCCAGGACATGCAGGTGGGGATGCCAGTTCCAAACCTCCCCGGCCGTCTGGAGGGAGACGATGGCGGCGGGAAGGGTGTCCTGACCGGTATCGTCGCGGAGGAACGCGGACACCGCCTTCCAGGCGCACAGCGCGAGTTGCGGAAGAAGCTTCCGCCGATACCGGGATGCCGGCCGCAGGATCTTGGGAAGCGCGAAGACTTTGATGCCGGTGCGGGACGGGGCGGATCACCTGCTCCCGGATGAACTTGGCCCATAGGGTGGCGCGCTTGGCGGAGCAGGAAGGGCAAAAACCTCGTTCTTCCTTTCTTTCCCAATCCGGCAGTTTTTCGACAGCCTCGTTGTCTCGGCCTTTCACGAGATGCCCGTATCGCTCGGTCATCGTGGCGTTCGTGCGGCCGACGATCTTGCCGATGACGTACAGGTCGACCCCCGCATCGATCATAGGGGTGACGAAGGTATGCCTGTTATGCCGAGCTCGGCGTAAGCGCCATACCAATGCCTCTCACCTGGCGATGGCCGGAGTCCCGCTGCTTACCGTCGGAAGGCTGTAAGTGTTGAAAGATAATTGACTTTTTCCGACAACTTTTTCCGAGTTGCGGACGAAGTGGCGGACGAGGGGCTCCCTCAGGGGACGGTCCCTTCGGAGCCCGCCAGGATCTCCGCGATGTGCACCGCGCGGACCGGGTAGCCCGACCGCGAGATCGTCCCCCCGATGTTCATCAGGCACCCGAGGTCCCCGGAGGTGACCACCTGCGCGCCGGTCTCGAGGATCCGCTCG harbors:
- a CDS encoding cation-translocating P-type ATPase codes for the protein MSSWHTLDPDAVTRALGCDPARGLTEAEAARRLEEGRPNELSGPAGRGTPEILKAQLFQMLVALLLGAAGVSAALGNLGDTVAILAIVVLNVLLGFRQEHRAEKALAALTKLAAPEARVRRDGCVRDIPARLLVRGDIVLLEAGSLVPADVRILSAVNLRIQEASLTGESAPVDKGSAALAGEDLLPADRTNMAFAGTYVASGHGAGSVTATGVDTELGAIAGMIRSVAPEPTPLQRRMAQLGGSLAAAALALIAVVFLLGVLRGEPLGALLLTAVSMAVAAVPEGLPAVVTIALALGAQRMLRRRALIRRLPSVETLGQVTVICSDKTGTLTENRMRVAVLEGADGSLDTGEPGTAARTLLLAGGALCNDAILTPAAAEDPSLRVLGDPTEAALVEAAARSGLRKDELERDCPRVAEAGFDSARKRMTTVHALSGDPEILSASIEAEMHGAPYVVFTKGAVDGLLEVCTAVRTKGGLEPLTGPRRERILAANDRMAGDGLRVLGVAFRTLPELPGRPSPESLERELAFLGMMGITDPPRAEVPMAVRRCGDAGIRPIMITGDHVQTALSIARSVGIVQDGPALTGAEIASLSDDDLALALGKASVCARVSPEQKLRVVTQLQRMGHVVAVTGDGVNDAPALKKANIGVAMGIAGTDVAKEAADMVLLDDNFATIVAAVEEGRAIYGNVRKFIRYILMSNFGEILVMLVGPFLGMPLPLLPLQILWVNLVTDGPPALALAMEPAEGDAMRRPPRPPSEHMLAGGMVRDILLGGLVVGLVSLGGGYVLWRGGSESWQTMVFSTLTVAQMGNVLAMRSERAPILRLGLLTNKPLFGAVLLTLGLQAALVYVPALQGVFGTVPLSPAEASVALSLGGLVLMFQEAVKWRTRR
- a CDS encoding DUF1059 domain-containing protein, which codes for MMQKKLTCRAMGMNCGFEVYDESEEEILAALGDHAKRVHKVEFDETLKQKAKDRIRFHEP
- a CDS encoding ATP-binding protein, whose product is MTTLKSRYDAARSGVEIADVGFFFLRVAALAGAVAWLLVAQVPPETVSTFLRIVAFFVAYGLLIYALLFIRFDRKRDIYRLSFLFDLVFVCLLVVYSGGFASSFFIGFYLLTALHAFYFGWVSGLVSAAVCAAAYYSAGVRVSEPELVDYLLKASFLFLIAMPIGLLSGVLRRDKEKIEWLNEDLRRSLERMTLLQKKLMEVEKLSALGRLTADVAHEIRNPLTVIGGFAKRLEDRLGEDTKEKRYAHVVVSEVARLERILRDTLIFSRDARVHFRYADMNELLVRTAMDYEEVCREKGIDLSVLPGPGPPQCIVDDDQIRMALGNLVTNAIDAMSGGGTLTLATRTECENGVNYVVIDVVDSGHGVPPDIIDRIFEPFYSTKGVGYGTGLGLSICRKIMEEHRGSARVSSTPGKGSVFSLLIPYIPSEDAFKAQCWEVMRCGVEAIDPVGKRCTAYPNFGRICWSVAGTMADTKVQCVVAEKIGDCRKCPFYEIVQQAGPG
- a CDS encoding bifunctional hydroxymethylpyrimidine kinase/phosphomethylpyrimidine kinase → MAGNPKSPRTSNVEVEGEERRRPIPGRLTADRKSLGTGRGRSRRKGRRPSGEVQGVGRPRAVVRLPGGHSSIGCPWVVLKGGHLDIEGESIDVLCGGGELHFLRSPRLDSGNTHGTGCTFASAIAAGLANGRTPPEAVRQAKESLPRRSEAVFR
- a CDS encoding NmrA family NAD(P)-binding protein, producing the protein MKSPFVICGASGNVGSRIAEWLLAAGEPVRVIGRERGHLGPLASNGAESWPGDLGDEAFLAKAFAGVRGAFVLIPPKHDAPDIRGYQNRVGDSLVSALSKARVPRVVTLSSIGAHLSEGTGPILGLHDLESKLETLMGAGVVHLRPAYFMENHLWSIPVIRTQGVNGSPVRPDVPIPMVATKDIADAAARLLHEGSFTGRSVRYLLGPRDLTMSEATRILGEAVGTPGLTYVQFPEEEARKAMIGMGMSRSVVEAMLEMERGFNAGKIRSTQGRNAENTTPTTLEEFANTVFANAYRAVA
- a CDS encoding phosphoribosylformylglycinamidine synthase subunit PurQ; protein product: MQYPFNPNGSANGIAALCFPDGRHLAIMPHPERTFLTWQWAWMPEEWRRSLKASPWLKLFLNAREWCEKG